In the Pseudomonas sp. DTU_2021_1001937_2_SI_NGA_ILE_001 genome, one interval contains:
- the ilvD gene encoding dihydroxy-acid dehydratase: MPDYRSKTSTHGRNMAGARALWRATGMKDDDFKKPIIAIANSFTQFVPGHVHLKDLGQLVAREIERAGGVAKEFNTIAVDDGIAMGHDGMLYSLPSREIIADAVEYMVNAHCADAIVCISNCDKITPGMLMAALRLNIPVIFVSGGPMEAGKTKLANHGLDLVDAMVIAADSSASDEKVAEYERSACPTCGSCSGMFTANSMNCLTEALGLALPGNGSTLATHSDREQLFLTAGRTIVELCKRYYQGNDESVLPRNIANFKAFENAMMLDIAMGGSTNTILHLLAAAQEAEVDFDLRDIDRLSRKVPQLCKVAPNIQKYHMEDVHRAGGIFSILGSLARGGLLHTDLPTVHSASMEEAIAKWDITQTNDEAVHTFFKAGPAGIPTQTAFSQSTRWETLDDDRENGCIRSVEHAYSQEGGLAVLYGNIALDGCVVKTAGVDESIHVFEGNAKIFESQDSAVRGILADEVKAGDIVIIRYEGPKGGPGMQEMLYPTSYLKSKGLGKACALLTDGRFSGGTSGLSIGHASPEAASGGAIGLVRDGDKILIDIPNRSINLLVSDEELAARRVEQDKKGWKPVEVRPRKVTTALKAYALLATSADKGAVRNKAMLDGL; the protein is encoded by the coding sequence ATGCCTGATTACCGTTCCAAGACCTCCACCCACGGCCGCAACATGGCCGGCGCCCGTGCCCTGTGGCGCGCCACGGGCATGAAGGATGACGACTTCAAGAAGCCGATCATCGCCATCGCCAACTCCTTCACCCAGTTCGTACCGGGCCACGTGCACCTCAAGGACCTCGGTCAGCTGGTCGCCCGCGAGATCGAACGCGCCGGTGGCGTGGCCAAGGAATTCAACACCATCGCCGTGGATGACGGCATCGCCATGGGCCATGACGGCATGCTGTACTCGCTGCCGAGCCGCGAGATCATCGCCGACGCCGTGGAATACATGGTCAACGCGCACTGCGCCGATGCCATCGTGTGCATCTCCAACTGCGACAAGATCACCCCCGGCATGCTGATGGCCGCGCTGCGCCTGAACATTCCGGTGATCTTCGTCTCCGGCGGCCCGATGGAAGCCGGTAAGACCAAGCTGGCCAACCATGGCCTGGACCTGGTAGACGCCATGGTCATCGCCGCCGACTCCAGCGCCAGCGACGAGAAGGTCGCCGAGTACGAGCGCAGTGCCTGCCCGACCTGCGGTTCGTGCTCCGGCATGTTCACCGCCAACTCGATGAACTGCCTGACCGAAGCCCTGGGCCTGGCGCTGCCGGGCAACGGTTCGACCCTGGCGACCCACAGCGACCGTGAGCAACTGTTCCTCACCGCCGGGCGCACCATCGTCGAGCTGTGCAAGCGCTACTACCAGGGCAACGACGAGTCGGTACTGCCGCGCAACATCGCCAACTTCAAGGCGTTCGAGAACGCCATGATGCTCGACATCGCCATGGGCGGCTCGACCAACACCATCCTGCACCTGCTGGCTGCCGCCCAGGAAGCCGAGGTCGACTTCGACCTGCGCGACATCGATCGCCTGTCGCGCAAGGTGCCGCAGCTGTGCAAGGTGGCGCCGAACATCCAGAAGTACCACATGGAAGACGTGCACCGCGCCGGCGGCATCTTCAGCATCCTCGGTTCGCTGGCCCGTGGCGGCCTGCTGCACACCGACCTGCCGACCGTGCACAGCGCCTCGATGGAAGAAGCCATTGCCAAGTGGGACATCACCCAAACCAACGATGAAGCCGTGCACACCTTCTTCAAGGCCGGCCCGGCCGGCATCCCGACCCAGACCGCCTTCAGCCAGTCGACCCGCTGGGAAACCCTGGACGACGACCGCGAGAACGGCTGCATCCGCAGCGTCGAGCACGCCTACTCGCAGGAAGGCGGCCTGGCCGTGCTGTACGGCAACATCGCGCTGGACGGCTGCGTAGTGAAGACCGCCGGCGTCGACGAGTCGATCCACGTGTTCGAAGGCAACGCGAAGATCTTCGAAAGCCAGGACAGCGCGGTGCGCGGCATCCTCGCCGATGAAGTGAAGGCCGGCGATATCGTGATCATCCGTTACGAAGGCCCGAAAGGCGGCCCGGGAATGCAGGAAATGCTCTACCCGACTTCCTACCTGAAGTCCAAGGGCCTGGGCAAGGCTTGCGCCCTGCTCACCGACGGCCGTTTCTCTGGCGGCACCTCGGGCCTGTCCATCGGCCACGCCTCGCCTGAAGCCGCCTCCGGCGGCGCCATCGGCCTGGTGCGCGACGGCGACAAGATCCTCATCGACATCCCCAACCGCTCGATCAACCTGCTGGTCAGTGACGAAGAGCTGGCAGCGCGTCGCGTGGAACAGGACAAGAAAGGCTGGAAACCGGTCGAAGTACGCCCACGCAAGGTGACCACGGCGCTCAAGGCCTATGCCCTGCTGGCCACCAGCGCCGACAAGGGCGCAGTGCGCAACAAGGCCATGCTCGACGGCCTGTAA
- a CDS encoding haloacid dehalogenase-like hydrolase, whose amino-acid sequence MKFQPRLLASALCLSLGFALAGPASATELKHWPEPAAKALDAMIAANANKGNYAVFDMDNTSYRFDLEESLLPYLESKGLLTREKLDPSLKLIPFKDTAEHKESLFSYYYRLCELDDMVCYPWVAQVFSGFTLKELKGYVDELMALDKPIPATYYDGDQVKTLEVSPPKVFTGQTELYNKLMENGIEVYVMTAASEELVRMVASDPKYGYNVKPENVIGVTTLLKDRKTGELTTARKQITDKKYDPKANMDLELTPYLWTPATWMAGKHAAILTYIDQWKKPVLVGGDTPSSDGYMLFHDVDVNKGGIHLWINRKDKYMNQLNGMIKANAEAQAKEGLPVTADKNWVIVKPDEIQ is encoded by the coding sequence ATGAAGTTTCAGCCAAGACTGTTAGCCAGCGCACTCTGCCTTAGCCTGGGCTTCGCCCTGGCCGGTCCGGCGTCTGCCACCGAGTTGAAGCATTGGCCCGAGCCGGCCGCCAAGGCGCTGGACGCGATGATCGCGGCCAATGCCAACAAAGGTAACTACGCGGTGTTCGACATGGACAACACCAGTTACCGCTTCGACCTCGAGGAATCGCTGCTGCCCTATCTGGAAAGCAAGGGCCTGCTCACCCGCGAGAAGCTCGACCCTTCGCTGAAGCTGATCCCCTTCAAAGACACCGCCGAGCACAAGGAAAGCCTGTTCAGCTACTACTACCGCCTGTGCGAGCTGGACGACATGGTCTGCTACCCCTGGGTGGCCCAGGTGTTCTCCGGCTTCACCCTCAAGGAGCTGAAAGGCTACGTCGACGAGCTGATGGCCCTGGACAAGCCGATTCCGGCGACCTACTACGACGGTGACCAGGTCAAGACCCTGGAAGTCAGCCCGCCCAAGGTGTTTACCGGGCAGACCGAGCTGTACAACAAGCTGATGGAGAACGGCATCGAAGTCTACGTGATGACCGCCGCCTCCGAAGAGCTGGTGCGCATGGTCGCGTCCGATCCCAAGTATGGCTACAACGTCAAGCCGGAGAACGTCATCGGCGTGACCACCCTGCTCAAGGATCGCAAGACCGGTGAGCTGACCACCGCCCGCAAGCAGATCACCGACAAGAAGTACGACCCCAAGGCCAACATGGACCTGGAGCTGACCCCTTACCTGTGGACGCCGGCAACCTGGATGGCCGGCAAGCACGCGGCGATCCTGACCTACATCGACCAGTGGAAGAAACCGGTGCTGGTGGGCGGCGACACCCCGAGCAGCGATGGCTACATGCTGTTCCATGATGTGGACGTCAACAAGGGCGGCATCCACCTGTGGATCAACCGCAAGGACAAGTACATGAACCAGCTCAACGGCATGATCAAGGCCAACGCCGAGGCCCAGGCCAAGGAAGGTCTGCCGGTGACGGCGGACAAGAACTGGGTGATCGTCAAGCCGGACGAGATTCAGTAA
- a CDS encoding dihydrofolate reductase, with protein sequence MNRQLPLSLIAALGENRVIGIDNSMPWHLPGDFKYFKATTLGKPIIMGRKTWDSLGRPLPGRLNLVVSRQSGLQLEGAEVYDSLPAAVARAEQWAAEQGVEEVMLIGGAQLYAEGLPHADRLYLTRVELSPAGDAWFPAFDTAQWQRVSTQANPAEGDKPAYHFEVWERRAG encoded by the coding sequence ATGAACAGACAGCTCCCCCTCAGCCTGATCGCCGCCCTGGGTGAAAACCGGGTGATCGGCATCGACAATTCCATGCCCTGGCACCTGCCGGGGGACTTCAAGTATTTCAAGGCGACCACCCTGGGCAAGCCGATCATCATGGGCCGCAAGACCTGGGATTCGCTGGGCCGTCCGCTGCCGGGCCGGCTCAACCTGGTGGTCAGCCGCCAGAGCGGGCTGCAACTGGAAGGTGCCGAGGTCTATGACTCGTTGCCGGCCGCCGTGGCACGCGCCGAGCAATGGGCAGCCGAGCAGGGCGTCGAGGAAGTGATGCTCATCGGTGGCGCACAACTCTATGCCGAAGGCCTGCCGCATGCCGACCGCCTTTACCTGACCCGCGTCGAACTGAGCCCGGCCGGCGATGCCTGGTTCCCCGCGTTCGATACCGCACAGTGGCAACGGGTCTCGACCCAGGCCAACCCGGCCGAAGGCGACAAGCCGGCCTATCACTTCGAGGTGTGGGAACGCCGCGCAGGCTGA
- a CDS encoding DUF2868 domain-containing protein, translated as MTAPNSLDSLWLTEAVRLREAQAGPLDDQQASRQARAAGGDFATRLQQRAHWLAERDGMLAALRRWKQGARLALLALALFALASGAGLAFAALGGTPGSINVFRAVGSLLGLNLLLLLAWTLGMLLSRHAGASLGQLWLWLSGRLARDAQAVQLAPALLLLLQRQRLERWALGLLSNGLWLLALLSALVVLLAMMATRRYGFVWETTILGSDTFVSLTQRLGTLPAWLGFSVPDAETIRASGNGPAGLDDARQVWAGWLVGVLLIYGILPRLLLTLLCLWRWHRGRQALSLDLDDPAYQHLRERLMPASERLGVSDAAPARLHEVPRPTAKLAEGSALMVALELDDQQPWPPAQAAQVADAGVLDSRESRHRLLEQLTQNPPARLLIACDPRRSPDRGSLALLAELARNAGQTRVWLLPAPAGQQLDTERLGDWQDALQALQLPGHTQAPMNWLESGHD; from the coding sequence GTGACTGCCCCGAATTCTCTCGACTCCTTGTGGCTGACCGAAGCGGTGCGCCTGCGCGAAGCCCAGGCTGGCCCCCTCGACGATCAGCAGGCCAGCCGCCAGGCACGCGCCGCCGGTGGTGACTTCGCCACGCGCCTGCAACAACGAGCCCACTGGCTGGCCGAGCGCGATGGCATGCTCGCGGCCCTGCGCCGTTGGAAACAGGGCGCACGCCTGGCACTGCTGGCCCTGGCGCTGTTCGCCCTGGCCAGCGGCGCCGGCCTGGCCTTCGCCGCATTGGGTGGTACGCCCGGCTCGATCAATGTGTTTCGCGCCGTGGGCAGCCTGCTGGGCCTGAACCTGCTGCTGTTGCTGGCCTGGACCCTGGGCATGCTGCTGAGCCGGCATGCCGGTGCCAGCCTCGGGCAGCTGTGGCTGTGGCTGAGCGGTCGCCTGGCGCGTGACGCCCAGGCCGTGCAACTGGCCCCCGCCCTTTTACTACTGTTGCAACGCCAGCGCCTGGAGCGCTGGGCCTTGGGCCTGCTGAGCAACGGCTTGTGGCTGCTGGCGCTGCTCAGCGCACTGGTGGTACTGCTGGCGATGATGGCCACGCGGCGCTACGGCTTCGTCTGGGAAACCACCATTCTGGGCAGCGACACCTTCGTCAGCCTTACTCAACGACTGGGCACCCTGCCCGCCTGGCTGGGCTTCAGCGTGCCCGACGCCGAGACCATTCGCGCCAGTGGCAACGGTCCCGCCGGTCTAGACGATGCGCGCCAGGTCTGGGCCGGCTGGCTGGTCGGGGTGCTGCTGATCTACGGCATCCTGCCGCGCCTGCTGCTGACCCTGCTGTGCCTGTGGCGCTGGCACCGCGGTCGCCAGGCCCTGAGCCTGGACCTCGACGACCCGGCCTACCAGCACCTGCGCGAGCGTCTGATGCCGGCCAGCGAACGCCTGGGCGTCAGCGACGCCGCACCGGCCCGGCTGCATGAAGTTCCACGCCCCACGGCGAAGCTGGCCGAGGGCAGCGCGCTGATGGTCGCCCTGGAGCTGGACGATCAGCAGCCCTGGCCACCGGCACAGGCTGCACAGGTGGCTGACGCCGGTGTGCTGGACAGCCGCGAGTCGCGCCATCGCCTGCTCGAACAACTGACCCAGAACCCTCCGGCGCGCCTGCTGATCGCCTGCGATCCGCGCCGCTCACCCGACCGCGGCAGCCTGGCGCTGCTCGCCGAACTGGCGCGCAATGCCGGGCAGACCCGCGTGTGGCTGCTGCCGGCCCCCGCCGGGCAGCAGCTGGATACCGAACGCCTGGGCGACTGGCAGGACGCCCTGCAAGCGCTGCAACTGCCTGGCCATACCCAGGCCCCGATGAACTGGCTGGAGAGCGGCCATGACTGA
- a CDS encoding DUF3482 domain-containing protein yields MTDAHRPLKLAVVGHTNVGKTSLLRTLTRDVGFGEVSHRPSTTRHVEGARLSVDGQALLELYDTPGLEDAIDLLDYLERSTQGERLDGPARLQRFLQGSEARQRFEQEAKVLRQLLACDAGLYVIDAREPVLAKYRDELAILAGCGKPLLPVLNFVSRPQAREADWREALSRLGLHALVRFDSVAPPQDGERRLYESLALLLENARPQLERLISDLETQRQARRHAAARLIADLLIDCAASRRSVPAQADPERQAIEALHQAVRQREQQCVESLLQLYAFRPQDASTGDLPLLDGRWGDDLFNPETLRLLGVRVGGGVAAGAAAGAGVDLLVGGLTLGAAALAGAIAGGALLTAKGYGNRLLGKLKGERELTVDDAVLRLLALRQRQLLLALDARGHAAMQRIELETPQDTQWRTGKLPAPLRRARAHPQWSSLNPHARPSQAERQEARERLAEVLQAS; encoded by the coding sequence ATGACTGACGCACATCGCCCGCTGAAGCTGGCCGTGGTCGGCCACACCAACGTGGGCAAGACCTCGCTGCTGCGCACCCTGACCCGCGACGTGGGCTTTGGCGAGGTGTCGCATCGCCCGAGCACCACCCGCCATGTGGAAGGTGCACGCCTGTCCGTCGACGGCCAGGCGCTGCTGGAGCTGTACGACACGCCAGGGCTGGAAGACGCCATCGACCTGCTCGACTACCTGGAGCGCAGCACCCAGGGCGAGCGCCTGGACGGCCCGGCGCGGTTGCAGCGCTTTCTGCAGGGCAGCGAGGCGCGCCAACGCTTCGAGCAGGAAGCCAAGGTGCTGCGCCAGTTGCTGGCCTGCGACGCCGGTCTGTACGTCATCGACGCCCGCGAGCCGGTGCTGGCCAAGTACCGCGACGAACTGGCGATTCTCGCCGGGTGTGGCAAGCCGCTGCTGCCGGTACTGAATTTCGTCAGCCGCCCCCAGGCCCGCGAAGCGGACTGGCGTGAGGCCTTGTCGCGCCTGGGCCTGCATGCCCTGGTGCGCTTCGACAGCGTGGCGCCCCCGCAGGACGGCGAGCGCCGGTTGTACGAAAGCCTGGCGCTGTTGCTGGAAAACGCCCGGCCCCAACTGGAGCGCCTGATCAGCGACCTGGAAACCCAGCGCCAGGCCAGGCGCCATGCCGCAGCGCGGCTGATCGCCGACTTGCTGATCGACTGTGCCGCCAGCCGGCGCAGTGTGCCGGCGCAGGCCGACCCCGAACGCCAGGCCATCGAGGCGCTGCATCAGGCCGTGCGTCAACGTGAGCAGCAGTGCGTCGAGTCGCTGTTGCAGCTCTATGCCTTTCGCCCCCAGGACGCCTCGACCGGCGACCTGCCGCTGCTCGACGGGCGTTGGGGCGACGATCTGTTCAACCCCGAGACCCTGCGCCTGTTGGGCGTACGGGTCGGCGGTGGCGTAGCGGCAGGGGCGGCAGCCGGTGCCGGGGTGGACCTGCTGGTCGGCGGCCTGACCCTGGGTGCAGCAGCGCTGGCCGGGGCCATTGCCGGCGGCGCGCTGCTGACCGCCAAGGGCTACGGCAACCGCCTGCTCGGCAAGCTCAAGGGCGAACGTGAGCTGACCGTGGACGACGCCGTGCTGCGTTTGCTGGCCTTGCGGCAGCGGCAATTGCTGCTGGCGCTCGACGCGCGTGGGCATGCGGCGATGCAGCGCATCGAGCTGGAGACACCGCAGGACACCCAATGGCGTACCGGCAAGCTGCCCGCCCCGTTGCGCCGGGCACGCGCCCATCCGCAATGGTCGAGCCTGAACCCGCATGCGCGACCCAGCCAGGCCGAACGCCAGGAAGCCCGTGAACGCCTGGCTGAAGTGCTACAAGCCTCATGA
- a CDS encoding YkgJ family cysteine cluster protein translates to MKPTLIAAAELDRLETWAKYSSHMCGGCMSTCCTLPVEVKIKDLIRIGIVDEFEQGEPPKNIAKRLLKEGIIERFNQKTGIFTLQRMSNNDCLYLDRKSRLCTIYDKRPDTCRNHPKIGPRPGYCAYKPKPAEKNANSAVSRGPTRVSLDF, encoded by the coding sequence ATGAAACCCACCCTGATCGCCGCCGCCGAACTCGACCGCCTGGAAACCTGGGCCAAGTACTCCAGCCACATGTGCGGGGGCTGCATGTCCACCTGCTGCACCCTGCCGGTCGAAGTGAAGATCAAGGACCTGATCCGCATCGGCATCGTCGACGAGTTCGAACAGGGTGAGCCGCCGAAGAACATCGCCAAGCGCCTGCTCAAGGAAGGCATCATCGAGCGCTTCAACCAGAAGACCGGCATCTTCACCCTGCAGCGCATGAGCAACAACGACTGCCTGTACCTGGACCGCAAGAGCCGCCTGTGCACCATTTACGACAAGCGCCCGGACACCTGCCGCAACCACCCGAAGATCGGCCCGCGCCCCGGCTACTGCGCCTACAAGCCCAAGCCGGCGGAAAAGAACGCCAACTCTGCGGTGAGCCGTGGTCCGACCCGCGTATCGCTGGATTTCTGA
- the typA gene encoding translational GTPase TypA produces the protein MIENLRNIAIIAHVDHGKTTLVDKLLRQSGTLERNELNDERVMDSNDQEKERGITILAKNTAIRWNDYRINIVDTPGHADFGGEVERVMSMVDSVLLLVDAQDGPMPQTRFVTKKAFEAGLKPIVVINKVDRPGARPDWVLDQIFDLFDNLGATEDQLDFQVVYASALNGIAGLDHTAMGEDMTALYQAIVDHVPAPSVDVDGPFQMQISALDYNSFLGIIGVGRIARGRVKPNTPVIAIDTEGKKRNGRILKLMGHHGLHRVDVEEATAGDIVCISGFEELFISDTLCDMNNVEAMKPLTVDEPTVSMTFQVNDSPFCGKEGKFVTSRNIKERLDKELLYNVALRVEEGDSADKFKVSGRGELHLSVLIETMRREGFEMAVGRPEVIIREVDGVKQEPFENVTIDIPEESQGKVMEEMGLRKGDLTNMVPDGKGRVRLEYNVPARGLIGFRNQFLTLTNGAGILTSIFDRYDTMKPGQMSGRLNGVLVSVETGKALTYSLETLQARGKLFIEHGQDIYNGQIIGLNSRDNDLGVNPTKGKKLDNMRASGKDEVIALVPPVRHTLEQALEFIQDDELCEVTPKSIRLRKKILDEGERTRAAKKAKA, from the coding sequence GTGATCGAAAATCTCCGCAACATCGCCATCATCGCGCACGTTGACCACGGTAAAACCACTCTGGTCGACAAGCTGCTGCGTCAGTCCGGCACTCTGGAGCGCAACGAGCTCAACGACGAGCGCGTGATGGACTCCAACGACCAGGAAAAAGAGCGCGGCATTACCATCCTGGCGAAGAACACCGCCATCCGCTGGAACGACTACCGCATCAACATCGTCGACACCCCCGGCCACGCCGACTTCGGTGGTGAAGTAGAGCGCGTGATGTCGATGGTCGACTCCGTGCTGCTGCTGGTCGACGCCCAGGACGGCCCGATGCCACAAACCCGCTTCGTGACCAAGAAGGCCTTCGAAGCCGGTCTGAAGCCGATCGTCGTGATCAACAAGGTCGACCGTCCAGGCGCGCGTCCTGACTGGGTTCTGGACCAGATCTTCGACCTGTTCGACAACCTCGGCGCCACCGAAGACCAGCTGGACTTCCAGGTCGTCTACGCCTCGGCCCTGAACGGCATCGCCGGTCTGGACCACACCGCCATGGGCGAAGACATGACCGCGCTGTACCAGGCCATCGTCGACCACGTTCCGGCGCCAAGCGTCGACGTCGACGGCCCGTTCCAGATGCAGATCTCCGCTCTGGACTACAACAGCTTCCTGGGCATCATCGGCGTGGGCCGTATCGCCCGTGGCCGCGTCAAGCCGAACACCCCGGTGATCGCCATCGACACCGAAGGCAAGAAGCGCAACGGTCGTATCCTCAAGCTGATGGGTCACCACGGCCTGCACCGCGTCGACGTCGAAGAAGCCACCGCTGGCGACATCGTCTGCATCAGCGGCTTCGAAGAGCTGTTCATCTCCGACACCCTGTGCGACATGAACAACGTCGAGGCCATGAAGCCCCTGACCGTCGACGAGCCAACCGTTTCGATGACCTTCCAGGTCAACGACTCGCCGTTCTGCGGCAAGGAAGGCAAGTTCGTCACCAGTCGTAACATCAAGGAACGTCTGGACAAGGAACTGCTGTACAACGTGGCCCTGCGCGTTGAAGAAGGCGACTCGGCCGACAAATTCAAGGTTTCCGGCCGTGGTGAGCTGCACCTCTCGGTTCTGATCGAAACCATGCGCCGTGAAGGCTTCGAGATGGCCGTGGGCCGTCCTGAAGTGATCATCCGCGAAGTCGACGGCGTCAAGCAGGAGCCGTTCGAGAACGTCACCATCGACATCCCTGAAGAATCCCAGGGCAAGGTCATGGAAGAGATGGGTCTGCGTAAGGGCGACCTGACCAACATGGTGCCGGATGGCAAAGGCCGTGTGCGTCTGGAGTACAACGTTCCGGCCCGTGGCCTGATCGGTTTCCGTAACCAGTTCCTGACCCTGACCAACGGTGCTGGCATCCTGACTTCGATCTTCGATCGCTACGACACCATGAAGCCAGGCCAGATGTCCGGCCGCCTCAACGGCGTTCTGGTTTCGGTCGAAACCGGCAAGGCGCTGACCTACTCGCTGGAAACCCTGCAGGCTCGTGGCAAGCTGTTCATCGAGCACGGCCAGGACATCTACAACGGCCAGATCATCGGTCTGAACAGCCGTGACAACGACCTGGGCGTGAACCCGACCAAAGGCAAGAAGCTCGACAACATGCGTGCTTCGGGCAAGGACGAGGTCATCGCCCTGGTTCCGCCGGTTCGCCACACCCTGGAACAGGCCCTGGAATTCATCCAGGACGACGAGCTGTGCGAAGTGACGCCGAAGTCGATCCGTCTGCGCAAGAAGATCCTCGACGAAGGCGAGCGTACCCGCGCTGCCAAGAAAGCCAAGGCGTGA
- the thiI gene encoding tRNA uracil 4-sulfurtransferase ThiI, which translates to MKLIVKVFPEITIKSPPVRKKFIRQLAKNIRTVLRELDENIVVGGVWDNLEVETRETDPKILQGITERLSCMPGIANFLQVAEYPLGDLDDIVAKCRQHYADLLPGKIFAVRCKRAGKHSFSSMDVERYVGSQLRRECGAAGIDLKNPELLVRMEIRDDRLFVVHSQHQGLGGYPLGALEQTLVLMSGGFDSTVAAYQIMRRGLMAHFCFFNLGGRAHELGVMEVAHFIWKKYGSSQRVLFISVPFEEVLGEILQKVDDGHMGVVLKRMMLRAASAMAERLEIDVLVTGEAISQVSSQTLPNLATIDSVTDKLVLRPLIATDKQDIVNLATQIGSADFARHMPEYCGVISVNPKTSAKRYRVEHEETRFDMAVLDRALERARLVAIDRVIDDLSQQVAVEEVHQALAGQVILDIRHPDAQEDQPLDVPGVEVQAVPFYALNSRFKELDGNRQYLLYCDKGVMSRLHAHHLLSEGHANVRVYRPS; encoded by the coding sequence ATGAAGCTCATCGTCAAAGTTTTCCCAGAAATCACTATCAAAAGCCCGCCGGTGCGCAAGAAGTTCATCCGCCAGCTGGCCAAGAACATCCGCACCGTGCTGCGCGAGCTGGACGAAAACATTGTCGTGGGCGGCGTCTGGGACAACCTGGAGGTCGAGACCCGGGAAACCGATCCGAAGATCCTGCAGGGCATCACCGAGCGGCTGAGCTGCATGCCCGGCATCGCCAACTTCCTGCAAGTGGCCGAATACCCGCTGGGCGACCTCGACGACATCGTCGCCAAGTGTCGGCAGCATTACGCCGACCTGCTGCCCGGCAAGATCTTCGCGGTGCGCTGCAAGCGGGCCGGCAAGCATTCCTTCAGTTCCATGGACGTCGAGCGCTACGTCGGCAGCCAGTTGCGTCGCGAGTGCGGTGCCGCCGGCATCGACCTGAAGAATCCCGAGCTGCTGGTGCGCATGGAGATCCGTGACGACCGCCTGTTCGTGGTGCACAGCCAGCACCAGGGCCTGGGTGGCTACCCGCTGGGTGCACTGGAACAGACCCTGGTGCTGATGTCCGGTGGCTTCGACTCCACCGTGGCGGCCTACCAGATCATGCGTCGTGGCCTGATGGCGCACTTCTGCTTCTTCAACCTCGGCGGCCGTGCCCATGAATTGGGCGTGATGGAAGTCGCGCATTTCATCTGGAAGAAGTACGGCAGCTCGCAGCGCGTGCTGTTCATCAGCGTGCCGTTCGAAGAAGTGCTGGGCGAAATCCTGCAGAAAGTCGACGACGGTCATATGGGTGTAGTGTTGAAGCGTATGATGTTACGCGCAGCCTCGGCGATGGCCGAACGCCTGGAGATCGACGTGCTGGTCACCGGCGAGGCGATTTCCCAGGTGTCGAGCCAGACCCTGCCGAACCTGGCGACCATCGACTCGGTGACCGACAAGCTGGTGCTGCGTCCGCTGATCGCCACCGACAAGCAGGACATCGTCAACCTGGCGACCCAGATCGGCTCGGCCGATTTCGCCCGGCACATGCCCGAATATTGCGGGGTGATCTCGGTCAACCCGAAGACCAGCGCCAAGCGCTACCGCGTCGAGCACGAAGAGACGCGCTTCGACATGGCGGTCCTGGACCGTGCCCTGGAGCGCGCCAGGCTGGTGGCGATCGACCGGGTGATCGACGACCTCAGCCAGCAGGTCGCGGTCGAAGAAGTCCACCAGGCCCTGGCCGGCCAGGTCATTCTCGACATCCGCCATCCGGATGCCCAGGAAGACCAGCCGCTGGACGTGCCTGGCGTTGAAGTACAAGCCGTGCCGTTCTATGCACTGAACAGCCGCTTCAAGGAACTGGATGGCAACCGCCAGTACCTGCTGTATTGCGACAAAGGCGTCATGAGCCGCCTGCATGCTCACCACCTGCTCAGTGAGGGGCATGCCAATGTGCGCGTATATCGACCGAGCTAA